One Leptidea sinapis chromosome 38, ilLepSina1.1, whole genome shotgun sequence DNA window includes the following coding sequences:
- the LOC126975966 gene encoding carboxypeptidase M-like isoform X1 has translation MGWKAVFRVLVLIAIIEVTIAQQVSQTTYLAGEEPSNSSVFESREGGLELDFSYHDHDQLTRYLRAVSARYPSLTALYSIGKSVQGRDLWVMVVSASPYEHMIGKPDVKYVANIHGNEVVGRELLLHLIQYLVTSYESDAYIKWLLDNTRIHLMPSMNPDGFSISNEGQCSTVHGRHNARRYDLNRNFPDFFKANTKQAQPETEAVKEWISKIQFVLSGSLHGGALVASYPFDNTPSSNPLNAVFQSYAHSPSVSPDDDVFRHLAMVYSNNHAKMSKGVSCQSGSPRFEKGITNGAAWYPLTGGMQDYNYLWHGCMEITLEISCCKYPPARELAKYWQDNRQSLVKYLAEAHRGAHGFVMDDNGSPIERASIRIKGREVTYHTTKYGEFWRILLPGTYKLEVNAEGYLPQEVEFFVIESHPTLLNVTLHTAKRIDGGPYYRPVGLPPRPAPVTPPSPGLFSTFTNSINNFMSSIFG, from the exons atGGGTTGGAAGGCTGTCTTTCGTGTTTTGGTGTTGATCGCCATCATCGAAGTTACGATTGCTCAACAGGTGTCACAGACAACGTATCTAGCGG gtgAAGAGCCTTCAAACTCCAGCGTGTTTGAGTCTCGGGAGGGCGGACTGGAGCTGGACTTCTCGTACCACGACCATGATCAGCTGACGAGATACCTGCGTGCTGTGTCCGCTAGATATCCATCTCTCACGGCACTTTATTCCATTGGAAAATCTGTACAGG GCCGAGACTTGTGGGTGATGGTAGTTTCGGCGTCACCTTACGAACACATGATTGGcaaacctgatgttaagtaCGTCGCCAATATACACGGCAACGAAGTTGTTGGCAGAGAGTTGCTCTTACATCTAATACAG tattTGGTTACATCGTACGAAAGTGATGCCTATATCAAGTGGCTGCTGGACAACACCCGGATACATCTGATGCCGTCCATGAACCCTGACGGCTTCTCCATTTCTAATGAAGGACAATGTAGCACTGTCCATGGCAG GCACAACGCTCGCCGCTATGACCTCAACCGGAATTTCCCCGACTTCTTCAAAGCCAACACGAAGCAGGCCCAGCCTGAAACGGAGGCTGTGAAGGAATGGATCAGTAAAATACAATTTGTTCTGTCCGGGTCGCTGCACGGAGGCGCGCTTGTTGCGTCCTACCCGTTCGATAACACCCCAAGTTCTA ATCCCTTAAATGCAGTGTTCCAAAGCTACGCGCATTCGCCGTCGGTATCTCCGGACGACGATGTTTTCCGTCATTTAGCCATGGTCTACTCCAACAATCACGCTAAGATGTCGAAGGGTGTTTCCTGCCAGTCTGGTTCGCCAAGGTTCGAAAAGGGAATTACAAATGGTGCTGCGTGGTATCCTCTTACTG gtGGCATGCAAGATTACAATTACTTATGGCATGGTTGTATGGAAATAACGTTGGAAATCTCTTGCTGCAAGTACCCTCCAGCCCGTGAATTAGCAAAATACTGGCAAGACAATAGACAA TCTCTCGTAAAGTACCTGGCTGAAGCTCACCGCGGCGCCCACGGATTCGTAATGGACGACAATGGCAGTCCCATTGAGCGAGCTTCTATCAGGATCAAGGGTCGCGAGGTCACCTATCATACGACCAAGTATGGAGAGTTCTGGAGAATTCTGCTGCCAGGAACATACAAGCTGGAG GTCAATGCAGAGGGTTATTTACCGCAAGAAGTAGAGTTCTTCGTAATTGAAAGTCATCCCACTTTACTTAATGTTACTCTACACACAGCAAAG CGTATAGACGGCGGTCCGTATTACCGACCTGTGGGTCTTCCCCCCCGCCCCGCGCCCGTCACGCCGCCCTCGCCCGGCCTCTTCTCGACCTTTACaaattcaatcaataatttcatGTCCAGTATTTTTGGATAG
- the LOC126975966 gene encoding carboxypeptidase M-like isoform X2 yields the protein MGWKAVFRVLVLIAIIEVTIAQQVSQTTYLAGEEPSNSSVFESREGGLELDFSYHDHDQLTRYLRAVSARYPSLTALYSIGKSVQGRDLWVMVVSASPYEHMIGKPDVKYVANIHGNEVVGRELLLHLIQYLVTSYESDAYIKWLLDNTRIHLMPSMNPDGFSISNEGQCSTVHGRHNARRYDLNRNFPDFFKANTKQAQPETEAVKEWISKIQFVLSGSLHGGALVASYPFDNTPSSMFQSYAHSPSVSPDDDVFRHLAMVYSNNHAKMSKGVSCQSGSPRFEKGITNGAAWYPLTGGMQDYNYLWHGCMEITLEISCCKYPPARELAKYWQDNRQSLVKYLAEAHRGAHGFVMDDNGSPIERASIRIKGREVTYHTTKYGEFWRILLPGTYKLEVNAEGYLPQEVEFFVIESHPTLLNVTLHTAKRIDGGPYYRPVGLPPRPAPVTPPSPGLFSTFTNSINNFMSSIFG from the exons atGGGTTGGAAGGCTGTCTTTCGTGTTTTGGTGTTGATCGCCATCATCGAAGTTACGATTGCTCAACAGGTGTCACAGACAACGTATCTAGCGG gtgAAGAGCCTTCAAACTCCAGCGTGTTTGAGTCTCGGGAGGGCGGACTGGAGCTGGACTTCTCGTACCACGACCATGATCAGCTGACGAGATACCTGCGTGCTGTGTCCGCTAGATATCCATCTCTCACGGCACTTTATTCCATTGGAAAATCTGTACAGG GCCGAGACTTGTGGGTGATGGTAGTTTCGGCGTCACCTTACGAACACATGATTGGcaaacctgatgttaagtaCGTCGCCAATATACACGGCAACGAAGTTGTTGGCAGAGAGTTGCTCTTACATCTAATACAG tattTGGTTACATCGTACGAAAGTGATGCCTATATCAAGTGGCTGCTGGACAACACCCGGATACATCTGATGCCGTCCATGAACCCTGACGGCTTCTCCATTTCTAATGAAGGACAATGTAGCACTGTCCATGGCAG GCACAACGCTCGCCGCTATGACCTCAACCGGAATTTCCCCGACTTCTTCAAAGCCAACACGAAGCAGGCCCAGCCTGAAACGGAGGCTGTGAAGGAATGGATCAGTAAAATACAATTTGTTCTGTCCGGGTCGCTGCACGGAGGCGCGCTTGTTGCGTCCTACCCGTTCGATAACACCCCAAGTTCTA TGTTCCAAAGCTACGCGCATTCGCCGTCGGTATCTCCGGACGACGATGTTTTCCGTCATTTAGCCATGGTCTACTCCAACAATCACGCTAAGATGTCGAAGGGTGTTTCCTGCCAGTCTGGTTCGCCAAGGTTCGAAAAGGGAATTACAAATGGTGCTGCGTGGTATCCTCTTACTG gtGGCATGCAAGATTACAATTACTTATGGCATGGTTGTATGGAAATAACGTTGGAAATCTCTTGCTGCAAGTACCCTCCAGCCCGTGAATTAGCAAAATACTGGCAAGACAATAGACAA TCTCTCGTAAAGTACCTGGCTGAAGCTCACCGCGGCGCCCACGGATTCGTAATGGACGACAATGGCAGTCCCATTGAGCGAGCTTCTATCAGGATCAAGGGTCGCGAGGTCACCTATCATACGACCAAGTATGGAGAGTTCTGGAGAATTCTGCTGCCAGGAACATACAAGCTGGAG GTCAATGCAGAGGGTTATTTACCGCAAGAAGTAGAGTTCTTCGTAATTGAAAGTCATCCCACTTTACTTAATGTTACTCTACACACAGCAAAG CGTATAGACGGCGGTCCGTATTACCGACCTGTGGGTCTTCCCCCCCGCCCCGCGCCCGTCACGCCGCCCTCGCCCGGCCTCTTCTCGACCTTTACaaattcaatcaataatttcatGTCCAGTATTTTTGGATAG
- the LOC126975977 gene encoding uncharacterized protein LOC126975977: MSLIFLLFNIINIVTLWEVCDAKVAVAHLNAQNISGTIYFTEIENGVNVTGFVTGLDPGLYGFHIHELGDTSTCLATGAHFNPDGTTHGGRDNKVRHVGDLGNVLFENIEDKSLATVNFIDNVITLHGRNSVLGRALVLHGQEDDLGLGGHETSLTTGNAGDRLACGVIGIFSPSEPWNSINLSCTNSPLINLIMSAVIALFCIKYV; this comes from the coding sequence atgtctttaatttttcttttatttaatattatcaatatcgTGACTTTGTGGGAAGTTTGTGATGCAAAAGTGGCCGTAGCGCACCTTAATGCGCAAAATATCAGCGGAACTATTTACTTTACTGAGATCGAGAATGGTGTAAATGTGACAGGATTCGTAACTGGTTTGGATCCAGGGCTATATGGGTTTCACATCCATGAATTGGGAGACACTAGCACTTGTTTAGCAACAGGAGCACATTTTAATCCAGATGGTACAACTCATGGTGGTAGAGATAATAAAGTACGTCATGTTGGAGACCTCGGTAATGTGcttttcgaaaatattgaagaCAAGTCATTGGCCACTGTCAATTTCATAGATAATGTCATCACATTACATGGTCGTAATAGTGTTCTAGGACGTGCACTGGTTCTTCACGGACAAGAAGATGATTTGGGTCTTGGAGGACACGAGACTTCGTTGACAACTGGTAACGCGGGCGATCGTCTTGCTTGTGGAGTCATTGGAATATTTTCACCATCCGAACCGTGGAATTCTATAAATTTATCGTGCACAAATTCGCCACTTATTAATCTAATAATGAGTGCTGTTATTGCattgttttgtattaaatatgtttaa